Proteins from one Desmodus rotundus isolate HL8 chromosome 9, HLdesRot8A.1, whole genome shotgun sequence genomic window:
- the NPTX1 gene encoding neuronal pentraxin-1 — protein sequence MPAGRAARTCALLALCLLGSAAQDFGQTRFICTSVPVDADMCGAPVAAGGAEELRSNVLQLRETVLQQKETILSQKETIRELTTKLGRCESQTTLDAGAGRKQPGSGKNTMGDLSRTPAAETLSQLGQTLQSLKTRLENLEQYSRLNSSSQTNSLKDLLQSKIDDLERQVLSRVNTLEEGKGGPRNDTEERIKIESALTSLHQRISELEKGQKDNRPGDKFQLTFPLRTNYMYAKVKKSLPEMYAFTVCMWLKSSAAPGVGTPFSYAVPGQANELVLIEWGNNPMEILINDKVAKLPFVINDGKWHHICVTWTTRDGVWEAYQDGTQGGSGENLAPYHPIKPQGVLVLGQEQDTLGGGFDATQAFVGELAHFNIWDRKLTPGEVYNLATCSAKALSGNVIAWAESHIEIYGGATKWTFEACRQIN from the exons ATGCCGGCCGGCCGCGCCGCGCGCACCTGTGCGCTGCTCGCCCTCTGCCTCCTGGGCAGCGCGGCCCAGGATTTCGGGCAGACGCGCTTCATCTGCACCTCGGTGCCGGTGGACGCCGACATGTGCGGCGCGCCCGTGGCCGCCGGCGGCGCCGAGGAGCTCCGGAGCAACGTGCTGCAGCTCCGCGAGACCGTGCTGCAGCAGAAGGAGACCATCCTGAGCCAGAAGGAGACCATCCGCGAGCTGACCACGAAGCTGGGCCGCTGCGAGAGTCAGACCACGCTGGACGCCGGCGCCGGCCGCAAGCAGCCCGGCTCGGGCAAGAACACTATGGGCGACCTGTCCCGGACGCCGGCCGCCGAGACGCTCAGCCAACTCGGGCAAACTTTGCAGTCGCTCAAAACCCGCCTGGAGAACCTCGAG CAGTACAGCCGGCTCAATTCCTCCAGCCAGACCAACAGCCTCAAGGATCTGCTGCAGAGCAAGATCGATGAcctggagaggcaggtgctgtCCCGGGTGAACACGctggaggagggcaaggggggcCCTCGGAACGACACCGAGGAGAGGATCAAGATCGAGAGCGCCTTGACCTCCCTGCACCagcggatcagcgagctggagaaaG GCCAGAAGGACAACCGCCCTGGAGACAAGTTCCAGCTCACGTTCCCTCTGCGGACCAACTACATGTACGCCAAGGTGAAGAAGAGCCTGCCGGAGATGTACGCCTTCACCGTGTGCATGTGGCTCAAGTCCAGCGCCGCGCCCGGCGTGGGCACGCCCTTCTCCTACGCCGTGCCCGGCCAGGCCAACGAGCTGGTCCTCATCGAGTGGGGCAACAACCCCATGGAGATCCTCATCAACGACAAG gtGGCCAAGCTGCCCTTTGTCATCAATGACGGCAAGTGGCACCACATCTGTGTCACCTGGACCACCCGGGATGGGGTCTGGGAAGCCTACCAGGACGGCACCCAGGGCGGCAGTGGCGAGAACCTGGCACCCTATCACCCCATCAAGCCGCAAGGCGTGCTGGTGCTGGGCCAGGAGCAG GACACCCTGGGTGGTGGGTTCGATGCCACCCAAGCGTTCGTGGGTGAGCTGGCCCACTTCAACATCTGGGACCGCAAGCTGACCCCGGGGGAGGTGTACAACCTGGCCACCTGCAGCGCCAAGGCTCTTTCCGGCAACGTCATCGCCTGGGCCGAGTCCCACATCGAGATCTACGGAGGAGCCACCAAGTGGACATTCGAAGCCTGTCGCCAGATCAACTGA